Proteins from a genomic interval of Apteryx mantelli isolate bAptMan1 chromosome 5, bAptMan1.hap1, whole genome shotgun sequence:
- the ANAPC10 gene encoding anaphase-promoting complex subunit 10 isoform X2, whose product MTTPNKTPPGADPKQLERTGTVREIGSQAVWSLSSCKPGFGVDQLRDDNLETYWQSDGSQPHLVNIQFRRKTTVKTLCIYADYKSDESYTPSKISVRVGNNFHNLQEIREKRCDSLSRAMI is encoded by the exons ATGACTACTCCAAACAAGACACCACCCGGTGCTGATCCAAAGCAGTTAGAGAGGACTGGTACTGTTAGAGAAATAGGCTCGCAAGCGGTTTGGTCGCTTTCATCCTGTAAGCCAG gaTTTGGAGTGGATCAGTTACGAGATGATAATCTAGAAACCTATTGGCAGTCAGATGGATCACAGCCTCATTTGGTGAACATTCAATTTAG aagaaaaacaacagtgAAGACTTTATGTATTTATGCAGACTACAAATCTGATGAAAGTTACACTCCGAGCAAAATCTCTGTCAGAGTAGGAAATAATTTTCATAATCTCCAGGAAATCCGG
- the ABCE1 gene encoding ATP-binding cassette sub-family E member 1, whose protein sequence is MADKLTRIAIVNHDKCKPKKCRQECKKSCPVVRMGKLCIEVTSQSKIAWISETLCIGCGICIKKCPFGALSIVNLPSNLEKETTHRYCANAFKLHRLPIPRPGEVLGLVGTNGIGKSTALKILAGKQKPNLGKYDDPPDWQEILTYFRGSELQNYFTKILEDDLKAIIKPQYVDQIPKAAKGTVGSILDRKDETKTQTVVCQQLDLTHLKERNVEDLSGGELQRFACAVVCIQKADIFMFDEPSSYLDVKQRLKAAITIRSLINPDRYIIVVEHDLSVLDYLSDFICCLYGVPSAYGVVTMPFSVREGINIFLDGYVPTENLRFRDASLVFKVAETANEEEVKKMCMYKYPGMKKKMGEFELSIVAGEFTDSEIMVMLGENGTGKTTFIRMLAGRLTPDEGGEVPVLNVSYKPQKISPKSTGSVRQLLHEKIRDAYTHPQFVTDVMKPLQIENIIDQEVQTLSGGELQRVALALCLGKPADVYLIDEPSAYLDSEQRLMAARVIKRFILHAKKTAFVVEHDFIMATYLADRVIVFDGIPSKNTLANSPQTLLAGMNKFLSQLEITFRRDPNNYRPRINKLNSIKDVEQKKSGNYFFLDD, encoded by the exons ATGGCAGACAAACTAACAAGAATTGCTATTGTTAACCATGACAAGTGTAAGCCAAAGAAATGCCGTCAAGAATGCAAAAAGAGTTGTCCTGTGGTTCGAATGG GAAAACTTTGCATAGAAGTCACATCACAGAGCAAAATAGCATGGATCTCAGAAACACTTTGTATTGGTTGTGGTATTTGCATCAAG AAATGTCCTTTTGGAGCCCTGTCAATCGTTAACTTACCTAGCAACCTGGAGAAAGAAACAACACATAGATATTGTGCTAATGCCTTCAAACTTCacag GTTGCCTATCCCTCGTCCAGGTGAAGTACTGGGATTGGTCGGAACCAATGGTATTGGAAAATCAACTGCCTTGAAAATTCTAGCAGGAAAACAGAAGCCAAATCTTGGAAAATATGAT GATCCACCTGACTGGCAAGAAATTTTGACTTATTTTCGAGGATCTGAATTACAAAATTATTTCACCAAGATCCTGGAAGATGACCTGAAAGCCATAATTAAACCTCAATATGTGGACCAGATACCTAAAGCTGCAAAG GGAACAGTGGGGTCGATTTTGGATAGAAAGGATGAAACTAAGACACAAACTGTTGTTTGTCAGCAGCTCG atttaacccatctgaaagaaagaaatgttgaGGACCTTTCGGGAGGAGAACTTCAGAGATTTGCTTGTGCAGTTGTGTGCATTCAGAAGGCTGATAT CTTCATGTTTGACGAACCTTCTAGCTACCTAGATGTTAAGCAGCGCTTGAAGGCTGCCATTACTATTCGATCCCTAATAAACCCTGACAG GTACATTATTGTCGTAGAGCATGATCTAAGTGTGCTGGATTATCTGTCTGACTTTATCTGCTGCCTGTACGGTGTGCCAAGTGCTTACGGTGTTGTTACTATGCCTTTCAGTGTAAGAGAAG GCATAAACATATTCTTAGATGGCTATGTTCCAACAGAAAATCTCAGGTTTCGAGATGCTTCTTTGGTTTTTAAAGTGGCTGAGACAGCTAATGAAGAAGAGGTTAAGAAGATGTGTATGTACAAATATccaggaatgaaaaaaaagatggGAGAATTTGAACTATCCATAGTGGCTGGAGAATTCACCGATTCTGAAATCATGGTGATGTTAGGTGAAAACG GAACTGGCAAAACTACATTTATCCGAATGCTTGCAGGAAGACTTACACCTGATGAAGGAG GTGAGGTCCCAGTTCTAAATGTCAGCTACAAGCCACAGAAGATCAGTCCTAAATCTACA GGAAGTGTCCGTCAACTACTGCATGAGAAAATCAGAGATGCCTATACGCACCCCCAGTTTGTAACTGATGTAATGAAGCCTCTTCAGATAGAAAACATCATTGACCAAGAG GTTCAAACGTTGTCTGGTGGTGAGTTACAGCGTGTTGCGTTAGCTCTTTGTCTCGGTAAGCCTGCAGATGTTTACCTAATTGATGAACCTTCGGCATATTTGGACTCTGAACAGCGTCTGATGGCTGCTAGAGTCATTAAACG tttCATTCTCCATGctaaaaaaacagcttttgtggTAGAACATGACTTTATCATGGCTACTTATCTTGCTGATCGTGTGATTGTTTTTGATGGTATTCCTTCCAAGAACACACTTGCAAACAG TCCTCAAACTCTTTTGGCTGGAATGAATAAGTTTTTATCTCAGCTTGAAATCACTTTTAGAAGAGACCCCAACAATTACCGACCAAGAATAAACAAACTCAATTCAATCAAG GATGTGGAACAAAAGAAGAGTGGAAACTACTTTTTCTTGGATGACTAA
- the ANAPC10 gene encoding anaphase-promoting complex subunit 10 isoform X3, giving the protein MTTPNKTPPGADPKQLERTGTVREIGSQAVWSLSSCKPGFGVDQLRDDNLETYWQSDGSQPHLVNIQFRRKTTVKTLCIYADYKSDESYTPSKISVRVGNNFHNLQEIRVISNIADI; this is encoded by the exons ATGACTACTCCAAACAAGACACCACCCGGTGCTGATCCAAAGCAGTTAGAGAGGACTGGTACTGTTAGAGAAATAGGCTCGCAAGCGGTTTGGTCGCTTTCATCCTGTAAGCCAG gaTTTGGAGTGGATCAGTTACGAGATGATAATCTAGAAACCTATTGGCAGTCAGATGGATCACAGCCTCATTTGGTGAACATTCAATTTAG aagaaaaacaacagtgAAGACTTTATGTATTTATGCAGACTACAAATCTGATGAAAGTTACACTCCGAGCAAAATCTCTGTCAGAGTAGGAAATAATTTTCATAATCTCCAGGAAATCCGG